TAACCCAGGCTTATCTTTTTGCTGGTCCTCGGGGAACAGGTAAGACTACGGCAGCTCGGATCTTAGCGAAAGCTATAAATTGTCAAGAAAAAGATCTAAATTTTCGACCTTGCAATAATTGTAACTTTTGTTTAGAAGTTACCAAGGGTAGCTCTTTAGATGTATTAGAGATTGATGGGGCATCTAATAGAGGAATTGATGAGATTAGAGAGCTTAGAGAAAGAATAAAGTTTGCACCGGTTAGTTTAAAATATAAGATTTATATTATCGATGAAGTCCATATGCTTACCGAGCCAGCTTTTAATGCCTTACTTAAAACTTTAGAAGAACCGCCTTCTTATGCAATCTTTATCTTTGCTACTACTGATCCTAATAAGGTTCCCCTAACCATTCTTTCTCGATGCCAGAGATATGATTTCCGAAGAATTTCCAAGGAAGATATGATTAAGGCTTTAGAAAGAATTGCCCAAGAAGAAGGGGTAATCGTAGATTCTTCTGCTTTAGATTTAATCTCCCTTAAGGCTACAGGAAGTTTAAGGGATGGTCAAACCATCTTAGAGCAGTTAATTACTTATAAAGGAGAGGTGATTAAGAAAGAAGATGTCTTATCCTTATTAGGCAAAGCTTCCTACGAAAATTTAATTAATCTTAGCCAGTCCATTAGTTGTCAAGATATTACCCGTTGTTTAAGTTTAATCAAGGAATTATACTATCAAGGTTTAGATTTAAAACAATTAGTCTTTGATCTTCTGCAATTTTATAAGGATTTATACTTATTAAAGATTTCGTCTCACCTGGTTGAAGTATTAGAATTATCAAAGAATGAACTTGATCCTTTAATGGAACAGGTAAAAAATTATTCTTTGGAATATTTAAAAAATATCATTGAATGTTTAAAGAAACTTTATTCAGAGCTTAAAGGGACAGATCATCCTAAATTAATCTTAGAATTAGGGATGATGGACTTAATAGAGCTTAAAGATAAAGTTCCTATCTCCCATATTTTAAGCCAATTAAAAGAGATCGAAGAAAGAGGTAAAGCAAAAGAGCTTACTTTTTCTTTAAAGAAAGATGACAGTGTTTCTTTGTTATCTGAATTATCCGAACATTCTTCTTTGGAAATTATTCCTTCTTTAAATTTAGAAGAAGCTCAGAGAGGATGGTCTTTGTTATTAGAGAGGTTAAAAAAGAAAAAAGCATCTTTAATTGGTTTTTTAAGCCAAGGAGAGATTATAGGAATTAATAATGATACTCTTATCCTTGGTTTTAAAGAAAGTTTTTATTCTAAAATGATAGAGAAAAAGGAAAATAAAGAGATTATTGAAGAAGAAATCAGAAATGTGTTTAATCAGGAACTAAGATTAAAGATTGTTGCTCAAAAAAAGAATGAAGTAAAAAAAGAAGAAGCTGATGAATTAAATTACAGTTTACTATTAGATAGGGAGCCGGTAGTTAAAGAAACTTTAGAAATATTTGAAGGGCAAATAATAAGCATAAAGAATAAGTAATCGTTAGCTAACAATAATGAAGAAAAAATAATGAAAAAGAAATAATGAAGAAGATAAGAATTATAGAATTAAAAAGAAGTTGGACCATGGCTGGACCTGAAAGCTTAATCTTGTCTGTTGCCAAAAAGATAAATAAAGTACTTTTTGATCCTCTGGTTATCACTTTTGGTCTTCCTAAGACCCCGTCTCAACCTACTTTATACCAAATA
The bacterium DNA segment above includes these coding regions:
- the dnaX gene encoding DNA polymerase III subunit gamma/tau, whose translation is MSYVALARKWRPQRFEELIGQEHITTSLKNVILGNRITQAYLFAGPRGTGKTTAARILAKAINCQEKDLNFRPCNNCNFCLEVTKGSSLDVLEIDGASNRGIDEIRELRERIKFAPVSLKYKIYIIDEVHMLTEPAFNALLKTLEEPPSYAIFIFATTDPNKVPLTILSRCQRYDFRRISKEDMIKALERIAQEEGVIVDSSALDLISLKATGSLRDGQTILEQLITYKGEVIKKEDVLSLLGKASYENLINLSQSISCQDITRCLSLIKELYYQGLDLKQLVFDLLQFYKDLYLLKISSHLVEVLELSKNELDPLMEQVKNYSLEYLKNIIECLKKLYSELKGTDHPKLILELGMMDLIELKDKVPISHILSQLKEIEERGKAKELTFSLKKDDSVSLLSELSEHSSLEIIPSLNLEEAQRGWSLLLERLKKKKASLIGFLSQGEIIGINNDTLILGFKESFYSKMIEKKENKEIIEEEIRNVFNQELRLKIVAQKKNEVKKEEADELNYSLLLDREPVVKETLEIFEGQIISIKNK